Below is a genomic region from Pleuronectes platessa chromosome 5, fPlePla1.1, whole genome shotgun sequence.
TCAAAAATGGGAGCCGATCACGTGGCTCAGTTTATATTTAACATCTTAATTGATTGAATGAAAGGATGTGTGTGGCGCCACCTGTAGATTACTCCATAACCGCTGCACAAGTGTATTAGTTACACACGGGCCATTTATAGGTGCAGATAAGGCCATGTGCAtgcataacaaaacacacacggacGCATTTGGAACTGCGGCCACATAAAAGACAAGGCAACAATcactgatattgttttataataatgaaaatgttcATTGTAAAACAGTTCATCGTACAGACtcagaattaaaaataaaaatactttctttttttagaaagaGCAAGGTCATGTGATCTAACAATAAGAAAAAGTGCCATATTGCAGTAAAAGTGGTGCTGGTGGAATCTTAAGCCGACACTGTCATTGTTCTTCTTGTGGCAAAATACCTGAAGAGTTAAAAATTCTGGCAGCACCATTCAAGTCGATTTGCATAACATAAAAACTTGCTGATActttaaatcattttcttttatccACACATCTTTTGTCTTCCAAATATGACTATGAGTCATGTCTGATTATTTTTTCTGTCCTTGCTCTCAGGGTAACACAATTCTTCACATCTAAATATTTCGCGTCAGCTTTGAGAAAAAGCTCACATCAAAGTAGtttacaaatttaaaaaacacctttaaaagtaaacaaaaacGACCATCAGGCATAAGTTATTAAATCTCGCCCATTGGTAGGATCATGTACAAACAACCTGAGTACACTTGTGAGTTTATCAACTTAATTCATGCTCTTCTTAAGGAAGCTGTGCCCAAATCTGTGAAGAACTGAAGTCTTTAGAGGAATCTTCAGTATGCATCAGTACCGCCGCCATCTATTCTCCTGGTAGCCACGGTTGCTGCCCCTGTCGTCATAATGTCTGTTTCCGCCTCTGCCATCATGGTGACGGTTGCCGCTCCTGTCGCCCTGGGGCTGATAGTTGTCCCGGTTGTGTTGCTGGTGACGCCCAGAACCTGACTCCTCCCCGTAGCGCTGGGTCCTGGTGCCGCTGTTGGCGTTGGTTGGATGATGCCGATAGGGGCTGTTGTCCTGTTGTCTCGAGTTTCCACCTGAGGGCGGCTGCCTCTGCTGAGTCTTGGAGAAGCCAGAGTTCAACTGCTCGGCCTGCCACATCATGTTGTTCATCTAGAGATGAAGAGAAAGGACAGTTAACAGGACCTGCGGTTCCTCATGTTCAATTAAGCCAAAGAGCACGTTTCTATTGCTTTCCAATTGTGCAGTGTAAACATAATATGTTACTGAGGAACAAACTAAAATTAAGCATTCTTTATAAATAATTCTGTCACTACATTGTAGTGAAGTCTCATTATAAAAGTGGACAAAAGCTTACAATGGCATGTTTCTGCAGATTATCGGGAGGTGAAAAGAGTCTCTGCATCTGGGGCGGAGGAGTATATGGTGGAGAATTGAAGTGGTTCGGCGTCCTGTGAgggtaaaaagaaaatattttgtaaTACCAATACCAAAGTCTACACAGTGTGACGTGTACATAATATGTACCGACAGCCATACACAAAATCCATGTTTGACTTCTCAATGGCTGTGATTATTTGAATCATGTTTAGTTCATGCCTTGACCTCATTTCATCACTTTTGCATATATGAAGAAATCTTTTCAAGTCACATTCATTTAAATCATCAGATAGCTGTGCAATGGCAAAACAATTGGGgggcaaaataaaaacaattagcAGTAGGTTCTGTAAATTCTTCTACCAGTTTCAACAAGTTGAATTCAAGACTTTttaatgatgaatgaaacaattagCCAAACAGAGAATAACCTTATTTCTGTCTTTGCTACAGCTAGCTGAATGTAGTGCAGGCAATGCGCTACAATTTTATCAGTTATCAAGTCCacgttgtttttgtttatgctTGTATTAGTGTATTAACATTCAAAATGataacaaaattaaaaagtcaGCCAAAGCAGTTCTCTATATAAACTAATTGAAAGCACAACGGAAGAAGAGTTGAATAAATTATGAACATGATTAAAATCTACAAAAGGTAGTTAAGGCATAGCGCAGAATATTTCAACCGATTTAAGACCTAaagttttaataatttaatttaagaccCCATAGAAACCCtggcaaacacacatacaggtgTTAAAGCTTACTGagagttgttttttgtttgtttttgtgatccCACCACACAATAATGAtcacaaagaaaaatgtttatatGTATTCACACCAGTGGAAACATTTCTCAGCATTTCAAGCACATTATAACtcaaaaatctaaaaacaacTGTATTCAAACTCAGACCTCCGGCTAAAGCAAGCAATACCTCGTCCAAGAACATAAATGAACAACACATAAATCTTCCATCCAGCCACATCAGCCAGATTTTATTACAAAAGCCAGACAGAGAAGCAAAGCAATGTGACATCCCTTCTTCTAAGCGTTTAGTGCCAAGATCTGTGATGGAATCTGATAAACGAGTCCAGCAGCACTGATACAAAGCCAAGTCTGACAGATCAGATTCCAAGGAACTAGATTTGCAACTGAAGTTTAAATCAGAGAGCTGTTCACGTGTGGACAACCTCTGGCTTTCATGGGGAGCGGGTGTGTTGGTCATAGGTTGAGACAACACAACTAGCTCTTTCCCCAAACCAAGCGGGATATTTGTGACAAAGACTGAGTTATTTGGTCAAAACTAGTTACTGAGAAGGTGGGAAGCAGGATAATACAGACTTCCTTTTATACTAGCAACCATCATTTGAGACTGCTAAGGATATCAAGACCATCTGTCCCACTTAGTGAGCCAGATTCATGATGAGTTAAGCTCAAAGGAACCTGGCTAACCAGTGATCCTCACTTTGAGATACAGGCTCCCACATTTATCTCTGTGCACATGCCATTTGCCTTTGTCTGCTCGACTTTTTTTTGATTAGCTGGGAGATagacaaaaactaaacaaaattgCCCTTCCTGATATAAGATTTAAACacagagcaaaagaaaaaaggtccACGAATTAGACACAACAATTATTTTAAAACTCTTATTTTCAAGGAACTGAAAATTTCTGGCATAACATGCCGCATATACATTGCACTCCCCAATTCATCTCTGGTGCCAATATGTTCAGGTTTTCCAGTAAGGGCCTTAAACAGGCGCTGCAATTGGGCATGAAGCATGGAAAGGACTGCATACTGAATGTTCTGTGCATTGTGTAAATACAAACCAATCCAATTTAATTCCACATCTTGTGTCAGAGCTCCAATTTAAAACACATGCGACACTGCCAAGAGCACAAAAACTTGCTTGTCTAAGTTGTACTCAATATTAGGAAGCACCTAACAAGCACACATTGGAGTCGTGCTTCAAAATTATTTAGCTCCTGACAAACAAGAAAGGAAAAAGGCTGAAAAATACTGAAAGACATCTTTTAtcttcattatgaaactgcGGCCAGACTACTATAGCCAGGATGTCATGGCAAACACTGAAGTAAATTAGGGTTTGCACCAGCAGCCTTATTTAACAGGTGTGGAATGTAGTCACACCTTGCTACGGTCGATTGGCTTTATACCAGTTAACTCTGAAACACACGCAAACTTATTTTCATTTCCTCGATCGACATATGGCCAAACCGCACTGGCTTCATGAGATGAGACGTTTACTAgtatgaggaggagaaggactgCTGTCTGTCAGGGCTGCAGCCTCACCTACTGGCAGGCAGCTGTATATCATTTTAACAGTCTCAGGTGTACAAGAATTAGAAACAATTGAAAGTGTAAGCGTTTAACGCACTGATCACCCAAATCACTGATCACTCCATGTTGACAGTTAAGTATACATGCTCGACCTGTGAGCACACGTCAAGGTTCAACTAAGAGCCAAAAGGAGGACAGCTCAAAATCAAATGGCAGGAGGGTCAACAAATTCCAGTAGTTGCTGTAATGCCAGTGAtgctcatgtttttgttttgtttctggtggcgcaacaaaaaacatttgagcCATTCTTACCTCTGGCCGTGGGGGTTTGGAGTATTTGCAGGACTTGAATTCTGGGAGTTCCCTGGACTGCTGCTATGACTGCTTCCTATAACGGAAGAAGACACAgtttaagaaagagaaaatcatTAATTGGAAAAGAAGACTTATACTAAGTCATATATGTTATTtctcttcaaaagaaaacaatttagaTTGAAATTAACTGAATTAAAATGAACAATGATTGTTTTCTTGTATAAATACAATTCGATATTTAGCATTGATCTAGCCTGGCTCAATTCAAACCACTAATGTCCATAATGTTGCAGTGGATTAAAAACCCTCTGATCTGGTACATTAATCAGATGTGTTGCTTCACAAGAAGCCCACATGATATGAGCAAAAACTGAAAGTTGCGATCATATTGTTCTATAGTATTCTGACTATGTGGCttaaaccaccaccaccaaattGGCAACACAACGGTAGGTTTCCATAAAATGCTGTGTGGAATAGGATGAGGATTAATAAAATATGTCTCTAGAGCAGGAACAATCTTAACAGCAGCAAAATCACTAGTTTATAACAAATATCTTTCTGggagcaaaataaaaaactaaaatgtcagttaattaaacaaacattcttgaaataaaaacattgagcGGGGATGAAAGATGTtgaaattaattcaaattacGCTAGTAGTCTATTTACAgaaatctttccctgaagattgTTTGGAACAGTTCAGTATTAGCTTAGCTAGTGTGCTGGGGTTCAATTATACTGCGTTGGCCAGCAGTTCACTTTTCTACATGttaaaatttaaacaaataactATTAGGACTCGTATTGACTGTTTATTTGCAAAGGTTTAATTTACACTTCCAGTATTTATAGTGTAATtttatttacacttacagtaCGAATAGTGTAGTTGACAATACAGTACATTAGAACGCAAAAAGACAATTCTGCATATTTCTTTCCAGATCATCTGGTTCAAGCATTTTGTCCCAAAACTCTGAAAATGGTATTGAAAACCCTACATGAATGTATggcatatattaatatatatatacaaaaatctTATTTTAGGATGTATTGCTGTGTATATAATGTTCACCCTCACACTGCCCTGACAATGAAATTACAAAACGTCAGCAACGCTACAAACTGAGTTCTGAGGTCTAACCTGCTAGAGTCTAGTCATCATTCAAATTTGAACAAAGATGAAATGCATGACTGAACCTCTTTTTCTAAAATGTgatcatttaaatattgttttattaattgataTTTATAACCAAATGTTTACGATATAACAACTTGGGAGCACTAATGCTGTTTGACGTCGATTTAGTGAGTATTTATGCACCATGCATTGTGCTATTCAGCCAGTAAAATAGGAAGCAGTTTTTCAGATCCGATCTCAACAGGGTTATACTCCAGTGTTTTTCTAGGACGCCTTGAGCTGGTCCTTTACAACCATTTTAGACTTGAGGACGTTAAAAGGGCACTTCTCATTAACTATGTACTCCTGGAAACAGTCTGCTAGTCAATCTTATTGTAATTTTATTACATAATGCCAATATCTGTGTCCTTGAAAAAAAGCGAAATCATATGGAAACATGACAAACTGAACGCCACACACTAAACTAAATTTAAAGTTCGTTTAACAGTATTGTTAAATGCTTGTTAGCACAATTAAGAGCTACCGAAACATATTTATGATAATAATTTGTTAACAGTTTGATTTAGAATGACTTTAAATTTGGCAAAAACCATGTGTGTCTTAACGTCTGTGTGTATAACACCTTGTAACCGATAAAAACAGTCTTCTCACCTGATCTGAACTGCACATGAAGAGTTCTGCCGAACAGCGACGACCCGTCGAGCAGCTCCATGGCATACGGCACAGACACCTCGTGTTTGTACACAGCAAAAccaaatgttttctgtttcccgTCCAGGTCTTTCGGGATCTTGGTTCTGATGAGAGGTCCTGCCTGTAAACACATCAATACAGGTTTGAACACAAAGCAGCAACCAGCGCAAGCTACTGGTTGCTAGCTAGCTTGTAAGGCTACTTATAGCTAGCTAGCGAAGTAACAGTAACATCTCTTCGAAATATCTACAACGTGTGCACACCAACAAATGGCGGTGCAACAcgtgagaagaaagaacaaaacGTAACATTTTGGGTTATTTCAATTCTGACACGGTTTGGGGTTGTTAGCATTATGAGTGTTATGCTACACCTGCGCTAAAGCTAACGGTTAGCGCGACAGCACCTGTAAAAAGAGCTCGAACATAAGCTCCTCCGTCACCCTCTGGTCTAGGTtcctgatgaacagcgtcctgTCCGCTTCATCTTCTATTCCCATCGTGTTTGTGCAGATGGTGACTCTCCCCCAGGTGGTCTCACGTTGTAAACAGCGCTCTGCTGTTTATAGACAGGAAGGCCTGAGTTTGCCGAAAAGTGAATGCCTTATGACGTGAGCTCGTGCCGTAGTTAACAGCGGCTACTTTACGACAATTTAAATCCAGTGTGGCGGTAAATCCAAGCTCGACCTTTATTTGTCAAACAGCTCATGTGCTCATAGGTCTGAATATCCCCAGGTTTAAATTCATATATTTAGTCTATGGCTACATGGTGTTATTGGTATGTGGTGagttatatttgttttcattgtaaacaagacaaaactgcttttaaaagttttttgaGAGTGAGTTTATCTTAAATTTACCTGCTCAGCTCCAAGTTCATTTTATGGTctcaaatatttattataataggTAGTGTAAATAGTGTGACCATGAGCCATACATACAGGGACACTAAAACAGTAGCAACATAGTTCAGACGTCTTCTTGTTATTTACACCTCAATTTTTAcaccaaaatatattaaatgccTTTTATGTACAGGAAAGCATTCATTccatatggtaaatggttttgtatttatatagcacttttctagtatTGATTTACActcaaaatgttatattcacacacattcagcaggactttgttgttctatgaggggcaattcggtgttcagcatcttgcccaaggacacttcggcatgcagatggggaagactggagaatcgaactgccgaccaGCCGAGGGGTGCTCATGTTGA
It encodes:
- the rbm7 gene encoding RNA-binding protein 7, with product MGIEDEADRTLFIRNLDQRVTEELMFELFLQAGPLIRTKIPKDLDGKQKTFGFAVYKHEVSVPYAMELLDGSSLFGRTLHVQFRSGSSHSSSPGNSQNSSPANTPNPHGQRTPNHFNSPPYTPPPQMQRLFSPPDNLQKHAIMNNMMWQAEQLNSGFSKTQQRQPPSGGNSRQQDNSPYRHHPTNANSGTRTQRYGEESGSGRHQQHNRDNYQPQGDRSGNRHHDGRGGNRHYDDRGSNRGYQENRWRRY